The nucleotide window AAGCTGTCAGCATCGGCAGGAGTAGAAGCGGCATATTCCAAAGACTATAACGGCAGAACGATGATAACACCTGAAAAGAATGTACTTGTAACGAATAAGAATATATTAATAAAATCAGATGAAGGAAATGTATTGTTACAGGGAGATTTTGGAGCTAAAGAGAATATAGGAGTATTTGCAGAAAAAGGAAAAATCTATATAAAAGACTCAACGAGTGAGATACTGACAAACAGCCAAAGTGTAAATGCAAGAGCAGCATTGGCAGTAAGTCTTAATTTAGGCGGAATAAAAGATACTTTTAAATCTTATAAAGATTATTTTAAAGCAATAAAAGAATTGCCTAATATAGGAAGAGTAGGAAGCTTTATAAAAGACATAGCAAAAGGTAAAGACCTTATGGAAAGTCTTGAAGGAAAAGAAGATACAATAAATGCTTTAAATAATTACTTTAAAGGACCAAGTTCGGGAGGTGTTCATGCCGGCTTAGACTTAGAAGCAAGTGTAAGTCAAGGAAAATCAGCAAGTAAGTATATTCAAAATATAGCAGCAAATATAAGAGCAGGAAAAGATATTGTTCTTAAAAGTAATGAATTGGAAATATATGGAGGAATAATAAAAGGAGATAATAATGTATTTTTAGAATCAAATAAAATAAAAATACATGGCTCTGAAGACACTTATGAAAATAAATCTAAAAATATATCGGTAAGCGGAAAATACGGTATATGGGGAACGAATTCAGGAAATGTAGGAGGAAACGTAGGATATTCCCAAAGTAAATCTGAAGGAAAGACATATAATAACAGCCAAATAATAGCAGGAAATAAGTTGTACTCAAGATCTGATGAACTTATAATAAAAGGAGGAAACTTAAAAGGAAAAGAAACAGATGTGGAAACAAAAAAACTTGTATTGGAAAGTTTACAGGATACATCAAAATATAGAGAAATAGGAGTAGGAATAGGAGTAAATGCAGGTAAAGGAAAAGAAAAATATACTTATTCAGGAAACGGAGAAGTAACAGCAGTAAAAGGAGATAAAGAGTGGGTAGGAACCCAAAGCAGTATAATAGGAACAGAAAAAATAAGAGTAAAAGCAGATGAAGGATACTTAAAAGGCGGTTTGATAGGAAATATAGATGAAAACGGAAAAGACAGAGGAAATTTAACAGTAGAAATCAAAAATCTGCTGACAGAAGATATAGAAAGCAAAGATAAACATGTAGGAGTAGGAATAAGGGCAAGTATAACGGAAAGAGAAAAAGTACCTACAGATCAGCAGATACACTTAAAAGATGAAAACGGTAATCCTATAAAAGGAAAAGAAGACAAAGTAGGCACAGATTATGGAGCATCAATAGAAGGTCATGACAGAGAAAAAGTAACAAGAGCAACAATAGGAAATGGTGTATTGTTGGTAGGAGAACAGAGTGGACCTTTAAATAGAGATGTATATAGAGCAGATGAGATATTGAAAGATGTGAATATAAAGAAAGTAAATGTGGACTTTGTGGAAACGAAAAAAGGTTGGGGAGAAATAGGAGGAATACTGGCAACAGATGCAGGAGTAATAGGAAAGTTAGCAGATGATGTAAATGAGAAACTGTTAAATAATGAACCTAAGAACATACAGGGAGAATGGACAGAAAAAGTTTACAAGACAATAAGAAGAATAGAAGATTTTGTAGATAAAAAACTTTATAATGAGTCACTTGCATTAATACCGACATCAGGACAACATGGAGGAATTCTGGATGCTTTCAAATATTTCGGTAAAAAAGATCAATTGGATATGTATCATATTGTAGTTCAACAAGATGAAAATGGAAAAAGAATAATAACAGGACAAAAATTAAAAGATCCGAGTCAGATAAAAACAAAAGAAATATTTGTAAACGGGATGTCAGAAGAATTAGAAGGATCGATAAACAATGCAATAAATCAATTATCTTCAGCAGCAGACAGAAAAAGAATAGATAACGGAGGAAAATTTGAAGTTACGTTGATTTACAATAAGACAAGAGGATATTATCCGGATGTAGTTGAATCGGTAATAGGAAAAATGGCAGATGGAAGCAAAACAAACTTTAGAATGACAACGGGAGTTTCAAGAGGACTATCGGATATACTTACACGTTTAGATTCGAGCAGAGAATATAATATCACGACATACAGCCAAGCAAATATAATAATGATGGGAGCATTAAATTATCTGAACAATAAAGGGAAAACACTGAATGGTAATATAACGTTATATCATACAGGAACGCCGATAGCTCCAAAAGCATTTGATGCATTAACAGGGAAATTGAACTTTATAAACGGAGTATCAATGATAAATACATTAGACCCTGTAGGTAGTGAAAATGGAAAATTGATGGGACTAAAAGGAATAGTATCTGAAACAAGAGATTATAATGAAAAACCGAGAACCAAAAGAGATGCTTTAGCACCGAAGATAGCAATTATAGGACCATCAATGTTAAGAGATCAGGTATACCCGATGTTGACTTTAAAAGAAAAAGAAGAATATACTCCAGAGGAAATATCAAGTATAAGTCAAGCTCACGGTTTTAAGAATGGTAAACAATTTACAGGGTATGCGATGAATTATCATGGAAGATATATGTATGAGGATAGAGAATTTGTAGCTAGAGAATTGGAATTGTTAAATTCAGGAAAATCAGCAATAGAAGTAGAAAAAGAAATAAATAAAATAAGGGCTGAAAGACAAAATATTATGCTTGATAAAATGAAATACGGTCCAGTTGTTACAAATAATCAGATAATAGATTTTAGAACAAATATTTTATTTGATGAATTTGTGGAAAATCTTGGAGCTCAATGGAGAGAAAGAGAGAAAATACCTGAGAATAAAAGAACAGGAGATTTGCATATGAATGGTAATACTAAAAGAAGTGCAACGCAATCAATAGATGACATGGTTGCGAATTTGAGAAGAAGGGTGAGATAAATGAAAAAGAATATAATTTTAATATTAAGTTTAATAATGCTGTCATCATGTATAACAGATATGTCCCAATTAACAGGACCGATTCCTAAGAAAGGATATTCAGATTATGGAGCAGAATTTACAGAAAAGGATATATTAGGAAGAAGAAAAGTAGTAGCACAAATATCAGGATACAATATAAAAATGCCGGAGAATATGGTTTTTAAATATGGAAAATCAGCAACTACAGATGAATTGTTCGGCAAAAAAAGAAAATATTTATATGATGAAGTAACAAAAACGGGAACTCAAGTGTTTTTGATAGAAGAATCAATGTTGGAGTTAAAGACGTATATAGCTAAAAAAGAAGGAAGTATCTATGAAATTGGTAACGGAAAATATAGAATAACAACAGGACCGTTTCAGTATCAAATGATGATAGAGATAAAATCGGGATTATATATAGCTTGTAAAGCAGCTTCTCCTGAAATAGAAAAAGGAGTTCCTGTATGTGAAGCCATAGTAAAAGTAATGAAAAGCCAATAAAAAATTATTTTGATAGAAAGGAAGAATTAAAGATGAAGAGAAAAATATTTTTATTGTTATTAATTATAGGACTTGCATTGATATTAAGTTCTTGTATTCCTACTTGTCAGTTAGGATTGGATTGTTATCCTGGTCATTAATTTAATAATAAATCCGACATTCAAATTTCTCTACGAAAAAATACGGGAGTGAGTGATGAAAAATCATTGTCTGAACGAAGAGAGTTTATGATTTTTCAAACGAACGGAGTATTTTTGAAGGTAGAGAAATTTGAGTTGGAAATTTTGTCCACTTTTTCAAAAGTGGATAAATTTTTAAATAATTGAATGTAAGTTTCGACACAACAAAAAGTGCGAGTCAGTACTTGAAAAATGTAACAACAAATATGAGAGCAGGACAGGATATATTGCTAAAGAGTCAAGAACTGGAAATAAACGGAAGTTTTATAAGAGCAGAAAATGACTTGGAAATGGATGCCAAGAAGATAAAACTGGAAGCATCGGCAGACAGATACAGTGCAAAATCAAGAAGCATAGGAGCAAACTTAGGAATAACATTATGGGGAGCAGAAGGAGTATCGGCAGGAGCAAATTACGGTACGATGAAATCAGAAGGCACAATGTATAATAATACACAAATACAGGCAGGCAATAAACTGAAAATAAAAGCCGACAATATGGAAATAAGAGGGGGCAGAGCAGTAGGTAAGCATGTAGAAGCGGATATAAGAGAAAATCTGTTGGTAGAAAGTTTACAGGATAAAGAGGAGATGAAACAGATAGGAGTGAATGTAGGCTACAGTATGCAAAAGGGAAAAGGTCAGGACGGAAAACCTGACAACAGACATAACGGAAGTTTGGGAGGCAATTACGGAAGAAAAGATAAGGCATGGGTAGCTGAACAAAGCGGAATAATCGGAACAGAGAGTGCAGATGTAAAAGTAGGCAAAGAATTGGCACTGATAGGAGGGATAATAGCCAATATAGATGAGAATGGAAAAGACAAAGGAAACTTGACATTATCATATGGAAGTTTAAGAACACAGGATATAGAAAGTCATGATAAACTGATAAACTTAAATGGAAATATAGAAATAAACCAAAGATCAAGAGATAATAATACAGAATTAGTTTTAAATAATAAAAAAGGAAAGAATAAAACCAGAGATAATGTAAAAGAAGTTCCAAACAGAGTAGATGAAACATACGGAGTAGGAGTAGAAGGACACGAAAGAGAAAAAGTAACAAGAGCAACAATAGGAAACGGAGCAATAAACTCGGGAAAAGGGATAGAAGTAGGAGTAAACAGAGATATAACGAGAGCAGAGGAAATGCTTAAAGATGTAAATGTACAAAAGACAGAATTTATATTTAAGAGCGAACCGAACAGCTGGGGAGATTTTAATAAAATAATGTCAAGTAATGCAGGAATAATAGGAGATTTTCTGGATGATATAAAAGAACATACAGGAAATAAGGTAAGAACGAATTATGAAGATAAGTTTAGAACAAAAACAAGTTCAGCAATAGCATCTGTAGAGTCTAAATTAGTAAAACTGAACAATATGACAGGTTCACTTATGCCATTACAGGAACATCATGGAGGATTGTTAGAACAAATAGTAAGAACAGTAAGAAAAGATAAAGCCCCTATAATAGAAGTAACATTGCAAAAAGGTAAAAATGGGGAAATGCTGATGGGAATGGTTGAAAAAAGAAGACTGTCAGAAGTAGGAATTGATAAAGACGGAAAAAGATTGAAAAATGTTCAGGCATTTATAAATGGGATAACAGAAGTAAAATCAAATGCGACAAGAAATGCTATATTTAAAAATATGACAGAAGAGAATAAAAAGAGATTTGCAAATGGAGAAGAAGTAAAAATAGCGTTGGTGTATAATCCGTCGAGAGGAATGGTATCTGATCTGTTTGAAAGTTTTATGGGAAAAGTATTTGATGGAAGTTTATCAAGTTTAGGATTGTCGACAGGAATCTCGAGAGGAACAGCGATAGCGTTGGCATCAGGAGCAGAGGGAGTAAATTATGACTTGGGATTATACAGTCAAGGAAATATAGTAGGGTTAGGAGCATTTAATATATTAAAAAATAACGGAATAAAATTAGGAGATGGACAAGGAAGTTATAAAGTAGGAATGTATGGAACACCGATAAGAAGAAATACGATACAGGAATTTGAAAATTCATTGGGAATAACATTTAGAGGAGCAGCCTTAAATACACCTGACTTTGTGGCGAACTCTAAAAAGATATTAGGATTATCAGGAGAGTCTAGATTGATAAATGCATTAAATGTAAACAGTGTAAAAGAACATTCATGGAAAGATAATACAGGGAATTGGTGGTTTGCAGGAAAAGCAATATTTAGAGAACAAAGAATGCCGGGATTATTTATACCTGTGTTGCCTGGAGATAAAAAGATATTAGAAGAAGATTATTTGTATTCAAAGGTAGTTACAAATGATGAAATATCTAAAATAAAAGAAAATTATAAAAATTCTATAAACAATAAAACTGTTTCTGAAAAAGGAATAAAAAGCTTAATAAGTAATCCTCACGGAACTTATGTATATGAAAGTGCGGAAATATCGGAACAAATATATAATAAGTTTGAAGAATATAAAGGTGCAAATAATACGAGAAAAGAAGAGATATTAGGCGAAGTAATAGAGTTGTATAGAAAAGATCAGGCATTAAAATTAGACTTAGCAATGCATGGACCTGCGATACTGGATAACAGTCCATTCTTATTAAAAGCAAGAGATGAATATAACAGAGAAGAGTTAATAAGAGAATACAAAGCAGGTAGATATCAGGATAAGGGATTGCCGGGAATTATGAATGTAGGAATGCCTGGAGAAGAGAACAGAGCAAGAAAAGACTTAAAAGCATCTGATATAACGAGTTACTTAAGAAAGTTAAGACAGGGAGTTGAAAGATAATGGAAAAGAAAGTAATGTTAGTAATAGGGCTGATGATGTTATTAAATTCGTGTGGAATGTTGGGTTTAGTAAGATATGGAATAGAAAAAACTATAGATGATTTTAAAGAGGATGAATTAACAGAACCTATAAAAAAATAAATAGACTTATAATTAAAAATAATATTTCCAACATTCAAATTTCTCTGTGAAAAAATACGGGAGTGAGTGATGAAAAATCATTGTTTGAACGAAGTGAGTTCATGATTTTTCAAACGAACAGAGTATTTTTGAGGGTAGAGAAATTTGAGTTGGGAGTTTTGTCCACTTTTTCAAAAGTGGGGGTATCAACTTCAATGTTTATGAGAGTGCTGAGATATCGGAACAAATATATAATAAGTTTGAAGAATATAAAAGTGCAAATGACACAAGAAAAGAAGAAATACTGGGAGAAGTAATAGAGTTGTATAAAAAAGATCAGGCATTAAAATTAGACTTAGCAATGAATGGACCTGCGATATTGGATAACAGTCCATTCTTATTAAAAGCAAGAGATGAATATAACAGAGCGGAGTTAATAAGAGAATATAATGCGGGAAGATATCAGGATAAGGGTTTACCAGGAATTACGAAAATAGGAATGCCTGGAGAAGAGAGAGGAGAAAGAAAAGAGTTAAAAGTATCAGACATAACAAGTTATTTGAGAAAGTTAAGACAGGGAGTTGAGAGATAATGCAAAAGAAAGTGATGTTAGTAATGGGATTAATGCTATTATTAAGTTCATGTGGAGAGTTGAGATATGGGATTGAAAAGACAGTATTTGAGATGGAACAGGATAAAGAGGAAAAAGAAGCAACTAAAAAAGATGGTCCAGGAGCAGTTTCGAGAGATAAATATAGGGGGGGAGTAGAAGAAATAGTAAAAGATATATCAAAAAGACCTATAAATAAAAGAGTACAATTTGAAGGGGTTGCTTTAATAATACCGGAAGGTACAGTAATAAATTCAAAACAAGGAAATATAATAGATATGAAGACGGGATATGGAATACCTATAACATTTTCAGGAAGTAGTAGTGGGTGTATTGCAAAAAAAGTAAAAGAAAATATAGATTATGGAATATTTTATAATAAAACTATACCTGAAATAAGCAAAATAGCACAAAAAATAATAAGTATAAATGGATTTAAAAATACTTGCAGTAAATAAAAAAATATTCAACATTCAAATTTCTCTACGAAAAAATACAGGAGTGAGTGATGAAAAATCATTGTCTGAACAAAGTGAGTTTATGATTTTTCAAACGAACAGAGTATTTTTGAGGGTAGAGAAATTTGAGTTGGGAGTTTTGTCCACTTTTTCAAAAGTGGGGGTATCAACTCCAATGTATACGAGAGTGCCGAGATATCAGAACAAATATATAATAAGTTTGAAGAATATAAAGGTGCGAGTAATACAAGAAAAGAAGAGATATTAGGAGAAGTAATAGAGTTGTATAAAAAAGATCAGGCATTAAAATTAGACTTAGCAATGAATGGACCTGCGATATTGGATAATAGTCCATTCTTATTAAAAGCAAGAGATGAATATAACAGAGCAGAGTTAATAAGAGAATATAATGCGGGAAGATATCAGGATAAGGGGTTACCAGGAATTATGTAAATAGGAATGCCTGAAGAAGAGAGAGGAGAAAGAAAAGAGTTAAAAGTATCAGATATAACGAGTTATTTGAGAAAGTTAAGACAGGGAGTTGAGAAATAATGGAAAAGAAAATAATGATAGTAATAGGGCTAATAATGTTATTAAGTTCATGTGGAGAGTTGAGATATGGGATTGAAAAGACAGTAGATGAAGCAAGAGAAGATAGAGAAATAAAGGAATGGAGAAAAAAATGCAGGAGGAGCAATAGGCAATAAAAATTATGAGTCTTCTGTATTAGAAGTAATAGAAGATATATCAAGACGCCCAATAAATAAACATGCACAATTTGGGGGAATTACGTTGTTGATACCAGAAAATACAATCATAAATCAAAAAGTAGGAAATATAGTTGACGAAAAAACAGGATATGGAATACCTGTAAGTTTTGATGAAGTTAAGCGTTGTACATCAATATTTTATAGAAAAAAAGTAAATGACCAAACTTTTATTAGAATACTTTATAATGAAAAAGATCCAAAAATAAGTAATATTTCTCAAAAAATAATAAGAACAAACGGCTTTACAAAGACTTGTAATTAAGTAAAATAAAATCCAACATTCAAATTTCTCTGCGAAAAAATATGAGAGAGAGTAATGAAAAATCATTGTTTAAACAAAGTGAGTTTATGATTTTTCAAACGAGCGAAGTATTTTTGAGAGTAGAGAAATTTGAGTTGGAAGTTTTGTCCACTTTTTCAAAAGTGGGGAGTATCAACTCCAATGTATACGAGAGTGCCGAGATATCGGAACAAATATATAATAAGTTTGAAGAATATAAAAGTGCGAATAACATAAGAAAAGAAGAGATATTAGGTGAAGTAATAGAGTTGTATAAAAAAGATCAGGCATTAAAATTAGACTTAGCAATGAATGGACCTGCGATATTGGATAATAGTCCATTCTTATTAAAAGCAAGAGATGAATATAACAGAGCAGAGTTAATAAGAGAATACAATGCGGGCAGATATCAGGATAAAGGCTTACCAGGAATTACGAATATAGGAATGTCTGGAGAAGAGAGCAGAGCAAGAAAAGACTTAAAAGCATCTGATATAACGAGTTACTTAAGAAAGTTAAGACAGGGAGTTGAGAGATAATGGAAAAGAAAGTAATGATAGTAATAGGACTAATGATGTTATTAAATTCATGTGGAATGTTAAGATACGGAGTAGAAAAAACAGTGTATGAAATGAAAGAAGAAAAATATGCAAATTCATTAAAAGAAAAAGAAGCAGGAGGAGCAGAGGAAAAAGATAAAAAGATAGTGGAAGGAGTGATAAAAGATATACTAAAACGACCAATAAATAAACATGTACAATTTGGAGAAATTACGTTGTTGATACCGGAAAATACAAGATTGAATATGAAGGTTGGAAATATAGTAGATGAAAAGACAGGGTATGGAATACCAATTACATTTTCGAAAGAACTTCATTGCATAGAAAAAATACATAATAATAATAAATATAGTATATTTTATAATAAAACTATACCTGAAATAAGTAAAATAGCACAAAAAATAATAAATATAAATGGTTTTAAAAACACATGTAATTAAATAAAAATAAAAACCAACATTCAAATTTCTCTACGAAAAAATATGGGAGTGAGTGATGAAAAATTATTGTTTGAACGAAGTGAGTTTATGATTTTTCAAACGAACGGAGTATTTTTGAGGGTAGAGAAATTTGAGTTGGGAGTTTTGTCCACTTTTTCAAAAGTGGGGGTATCAACTCCAATGTATACGAGAGTGCCGAGATATCAGAACAAATATATAATAAGTTTGAAGAATATAAAGGTGCGAGTAATACAAGAAAAGAAGAAATACTGGGAGAAGTAATAGAGTTATATAAAAAAGATCAGGCATTAAAATTAGACTTAGCAATGAACGGACCTGCGATATTGGATAACAGTCCATTCTTATTAAAAGCAAGAGATGAATACAACAGAGCAGAGTTAATAAGAGAATACAATGCGGGCAGATATCAGGACAAGGGATTGCCGGGAATTATGAATGTAGGAATGTCTGTAGAAGAAAAAAGAAAAGAGTTAAAAGTATCGGATATAACGAGTTACTTAAGAAAATTAAGACAGGGAGTTGAGAGATAATGGAAAAGAAAGTAATGATAGTAATAGGGCTAATGATATTATTAGGTTCATGTGGAGAGCTGAGATATGGTATTGAAAAGACGGTATTTGAGATGGAGCAGGATAAAGAAACAAAAGAAATGAGAAAAAAAATGTTTCGGGAGCTATTTTAAATAATCATTATAAAGAAAAAGTAGAAGAATCTATAAAAGATATAGATAGAAGGAATATAGACAAAAGAGTAAAATTTGAAAATATAACATTATTAATACCATCAAATACAGAGATAAATTTTAAAAACGGAACCATAATAGATTTAAGAACAGGTTACGGTCTTCCTATTTATTTTGTTAAAGATGATCATTGTAATAAAATAGAATTTACCAAAAAGGTTAATGGAGAATATTATAGAATAAGTTATTACGGGGCTAATGTGAATAATTTGGCTCAAAAAATAATAAGAGCAAACGGTTTTACGAAGACTTGTAGTAAATAAAAATAAAGACCAACATTCAAATTTCTCTACGAAAAAATATGGGAGTGAGTAATGAAAAATCATTGTTTGAACGAAGTGAGTTTATGATTTTTCAAACGAAAGGAGTATTTTTGAGGGTAGAGAAATTTGAGTTGGAAGTTTTGTCCACTTTTTGAAAAGTGGGATTTTCAAAATAAGAATAAGTCCAGAAATATATCAGTAAGCGGAAAATACGGTATATGGGGAACAAATTCAGGAAATGTAGGAGGGAACGTAGGATATTCCCAAAGTAAATCTGAAGGAAAGACATATAATAACAGCCAAATAATAGCAGGAAATAAGTTGTATTCAAGATCTGATGAACTTATAATAAAAGGAGGAAACTTAAAGGGAAAAGAAACAGATGTGGAAACAAAAAAACTTGTATTGGAAAGTTTACAGGATACATCAAAATATAGAGAAATAGGAGTAGGAATAGGAGTAAATGCAGGTAAAGGAAAAGAAAAATATACTTATTCAGGAAACGGAGAAGTAACAGTAGTAAAAGGAGATAAAGCATGGGTAGGAACCCAAAGCAGTATAACAGGAACAGAAAAAATAAGAGTAAAAGCAGATGAAGGATACTTAAAAGGCGGTTTGATAGGAAATATAGATGAAAACGGAAAAGACAGAGGAAATTTAACAGTAGAAATCAAAAAGCTGCTGACAGAAGATATAGAAAGCAAAGATAAAAAGGTAGGAGCAGGAATAAGAGCAAGTATAACAGAAAGAGAAAAAGTACCTACAGATCAGCAGATACACTTAAAAGATGAAAACGGTAATCCTATAAAAGGAAAAGAAGACAAAGTAGGAACAGATTACGGAGCATCAATAGAAGGTCATAACAGAGAAAAAGTAACGAGAGCAACAATAGGAAACGGAGTGTTGACGGTAGGAGAACAGAATGGACCTTTAAATAGAGATGTATATAGATCAGATGAAATATTGAAAGATGTGAATGTAAAGAAAGTAAATGTGGACTTTGTGGAAACGAAAAAAGGTTGGGGAGAAATAGGAGGAATACTGGCAACAGATGCGGGAATAATAGGCAAGTTTGCAGATGATGTAAATGAGAAACTGTTAAATAATGAACCAAAGAACATACAGGGAGAATGGACAGAAAAAGTCTACAAGACAATAAGAAGAATAGAAGATTTTGTAGATAAGAAGTTGAAAAATGAAACTTTACCTATAATACCGACGGCAGGACAAAATGGAGGAATGCTTGAAGGAATACAAATGTATTTCAAAAAAGATAAATTTGATATATATGATATAGTGCTGGAAGAAGATAAAAATGGGAAACCGGTTATAACAGGAAAGAAATTAAAGAATGCATCAGAGATAACAAATAATGAAATACTTATAAACGGAATGACTGAAGAATCCGAAGGTTCTATAGCAAATGCAATAAATCAGTTAGTATCAATGGATGAAATAAAAAATAAAATGAAAAAAGAACCTGTAAAAATAACATTAATTTACAGCAAAACGAGAGGAGGAATAATTGACGGAGCCGAAGCAGTGTTAGGAAAAATGTTTGACGGAAGTAAAACTAATTTTCATCTTACAACAGGAACGTCAAGAGGATTAGCGGATGTATTAATGCAATTAGA belongs to Pseudoleptotrichia goodfellowii and includes:
- a CDS encoding hemagglutinin repeat-containing protein, producing the protein MNVSFDTTKSASQYLKNVTTNMRAGQDILLKSQELEINGSFIRAENDLEMDAKKIKLEASADRYSAKSRSIGANLGITLWGAEGVSAGANYGTMKSEGTMYNNTQIQAGNKLKIKADNMEIRGGRAVGKHVEADIRENLLVESLQDKEEMKQIGVNVGYSMQKGKGQDGKPDNRHNGSLGGNYGRKDKAWVAEQSGIIGTESADVKVGKELALIGGIIANIDENGKDKGNLTLSYGSLRTQDIESHDKLINLNGNIEINQRSRDNNTELVLNNKKGKNKTRDNVKEVPNRVDETYGVGVEGHEREKVTRATIGNGAINSGKGIEVGVNRDITRAEEMLKDVNVQKTEFIFKSEPNSWGDFNKIMSSNAGIIGDFLDDIKEHTGNKVRTNYEDKFRTKTSSAIASVESKLVKLNNMTGSLMPLQEHHGGLLEQIVRTVRKDKAPIIEVTLQKGKNGEMLMGMVEKRRLSEVGIDKDGKRLKNVQAFINGITEVKSNATRNAIFKNMTEENKKRFANGEEVKIALVYNPSRGMVSDLFESFMGKVFDGSLSSLGLSTGISRGTAIALASGAEGVNYDLGLYSQGNIVGLGAFNILKNNGIKLGDGQGSYKVGMYGTPIRRNTIQEFENSLGITFRGAALNTPDFVANSKKILGLSGESRLINALNVNSVKEHSWKDNTGNWWFAGKAIFREQRMPGLFIPVLPGDKKILEEDYLYSKVVTNDEISKIKENYKNSINNKTVSEKGIKSLISNPHGTYVYESAEISEQIYNKFEEYKGANNTRKEEILGEVIELYRKDQALKLDLAMHGPAILDNSPFLLKARDEYNREELIREYKAGRYQDKGLPGIMNVGMPGEENRARKDLKASDITSYLRKLRQGVER
- a CDS encoding hemagglutinin repeat-containing protein, whose translation is MSWKFCPLFEKWDFQNKNKSRNISVSGKYGIWGTNSGNVGGNVGYSQSKSEGKTYNNSQIIAGNKLYSRSDELIIKGGNLKGKETDVETKKLVLESLQDTSKYREIGVGIGVNAGKGKEKYTYSGNGEVTVVKGDKAWVGTQSSITGTEKIRVKADEGYLKGGLIGNIDENGKDRGNLTVEIKKLLTEDIESKDKKVGAGIRASITEREKVPTDQQIHLKDENGNPIKGKEDKVGTDYGASIEGHNREKVTRATIGNGVLTVGEQNGPLNRDVYRSDEILKDVNVKKVNVDFVETKKGWGEIGGILATDAGIIGKFADDVNEKLLNNEPKNIQGEWTEKVYKTIRRIEDFVDKKLKNETLPIIPTAGQNGGMLEGIQMYFKKDKFDIYDIVLEEDKNGKPVITGKKLKNASEITNNEILINGMTEESEGSIANAINQLVSMDEIKNKMKKEPVKITLIYSKTRGGIIDGAEAVLGKMFDGSKTNFHLTTGTSRGLADVLMQLDPKREFNITTYSQANIIMMGALNYLNNKGKTLNGNITLYHTGTPVVPMVFDNLAKKMNFINGVSLINYLDQVGSEKGKWNGIKGLISETRDYDEKPRDKRNSYSGIPIFGPSTMRDQRYVFMKLPTIEEFDKEKNGKYAYAKDEIMRNNNLKTDKEFKKFIENNHRWYRIEDRDIVKEMLQYSMQYNPYIPGKEQMNIVNSIETIRGARKDAMVEKWMRGADLIDRNEIKEFRLNALYDEYKENLDAQWREKENIAGLVNIYNQKINQTIPRKNPTQSIDDMVENLRKQVR